A single region of the Salvia miltiorrhiza cultivar Shanhuang (shh) chromosome 8, IMPLAD_Smil_shh, whole genome shotgun sequence genome encodes:
- the LOC130998907 gene encoding anthocyanidin reductase ((2S)-flavan-3-ol-forming)-like, translating to MEKVFVTGGVGYLASFLIKHLLERGYIVHATLRDLSNASKVGLLKGLAHAKTRLKLFEADIYNPSDFAAAIRGCAFVFHLATPLHHYDNNPQYKDTTEAAVAGVKIIAESCIKSKTVKKLIYTASVMAASPLIGDASGYKDVVDETCWTPLDLPYKMYFDYIHSKTLAEKEVLSYNGLGIEVVSLACGLVGGETIQSFVSDSMALLISQALSDGILYKGLRSLEDLDSKVPIAHVQDVIDAHIFAMENSNMNGRFLVASDFLKSVEIAYLIKKQYPYITILPKLVEDTKRETKWGSTKLEQLGFHYKFGAAQIIYDSIACAKRLGVI from the exons ATGGAGAAGGTGTTTGTGACAGGCGGTGTAGGCTATTTAGCTTCTTTTCTCATCAAGCATCTTTTAGAGAGGGGTTACATCGTTCATGCTACTCTTCGAGATCTAA GCAATGCCTCAAAAGTGGGATTGCTAAAAGGATTAGCTCATGCTAAAACAAGATTGAAGCTATTCGAAGCTGATATATACAATCCAAGTGACTTTGCAGCTGCTATTCGAGGATGTGCATTTGTGTTTCACTTGGCTACGCCTTTGCACCACTATGACAACAATCCTCAG TACAAAGATACCACCGAGGCAGCAGTGGCTGGGGTGAAGATCATAGCTGAAAGCTGCATCAAATCCAAGACGGTGAAGAAGCTCATCTACACAGCATCTGTGATGGCGGCGTCGCCCTTAATAGGCGACGCCTCTGGCTACAAGGATGTCGTGGATGAGACTTGTTGGACTCCTCTCGATCTTCCCTATAAAATGTACTTT GACTATATACATTCTAAGACATTAGCCGAGAAAGAGGTCCTGAGCTACAACGGTCTTGGGATAGAAGTGGTAAGCCTCGCGTGTGGGCTCGTCGGAGGCGAAACGATCCAATCATTCGTCTCCGACAGCATGGCACTCTTAATCTCACAAGCATTGAGTGATGGAATATTGTACAAAGGTTTGAGATCATTGGAAGATTTGGACTCGAAGGTTCCAATTGCACACGTGCAAGATGTGATCGATGCACACATTTTTGCAATGGAGAATTCGAATATGAATGGCAGATTTCTTGTTGCTAGTGATTTCTTGAAATCAGTTGAGATTGCGTATCTCATTAAGAAACAATATCCATACATAACCATCCTTCCAAA GTTGGTTGAAGATACAAAGAGAGAAACAAAATGGGGTTCAACAAAGTTGGAGCAATTGGGATTTCACTACAAATTTGGTGCTGCTCAGATTATATATGATAGCATTGCTTGTGCCAAGAGATTGGGTGTAATATAA
- the LOC130998631 gene encoding uncharacterized protein LOC130998631, with the protein MHNTVHIDEKWFYITKSAQRFYLTPEEIEPHRTCKNKKFITKVMFMCAVCRPVFGASGECLFDGKIGIFPFTELVPAKMNSKNRAAGTMEWKPIQSITKQVVKDCLIYQVYRVNEICPKSNASKTIFIQQDNARPHIQDSDPDFRAVASADGFDIHLVHQPPNSPDTNINDLGWFRAVQSLLTESMSTNVDGLVNAVINSFNELSPTTLNKVFLSLQSCKVEILKVKGRNSYKIPHLGKDALIRQDMLPLNLQVPSELVRECISYLIDNGALSISDTLMQNLGVNAGCTDEVELMVHQLQIQATKVM; encoded by the exons ATGCACAACACAGTCCACattgatgagaaatggttctACATCACAAAAAGTGCACAAAGGTTCTACTTAACTCCTGAAGAGATAGAACCTCATAGGACATGCAAGAACAAGAAGTTCATCACCAAGGTGATGTTCATGTGTGCTGTATGTAGGCCAGTTTTTGGGGCTAGTGGTGAGTGCTTGTTTGATGGAAAAATTGGAATTTTTCCATTCACTGAACTTGTTCCAGCAAAAATGAATAGTAAGAACAGGGCTGCAGGCACTATGGAGTGGAAGCCAATTCAAAGCATCACCAAACAAGTGGTGAAAGACTGCCTGATATACCAGGTATATAGGGTGAATGAGATATGCCCTAAAT CAAATGCAAGCAAAACCATCTTTATTCAACAAGATAATGCTAGGcctcacattcaagactcagaCCCAGATTTCAGGGCCGTTGCTTCAGCTGATGGCTTTGATATTCACTTGGTGCATCAACCACCAAACTCCCCAGACACAAACATTAATGATTTGGGGTGGTTTAGGGCAGTACAAAGCCTCCTAACCGAATCCATGTCTACAAATGTGGATGGTCTAGTGAATGCAGTGATTAATTCATTCAATGAGTTAAGCCCAACTACTTTAAATAAAGTGTTCTTAAGCTTGCAAAGCTGTAAGGTGGAAATTCTGAAAGTGAAGGGGAGGAATAGCTATAAGATCCCTCATCTAGGGAAGGATGCTTTGATTAGGCAGGATATGCTGCCCTTGAATCTCCAAGTTCCAAGTGAACTTGTAAGGGAGTGCATATCCTACCTAATTGACAATGGAGCATTGTCAATTAGTGATACACTAATGCAGAATTTGGGAGTTAATGCAGGTTGCACAGATGAGGTTGAGTTGATGGTGCATCAACTTCAAATTCAAGCAACTAAGGTTATGTGA